Sequence from the Myxocyprinus asiaticus isolate MX2 ecotype Aquarium Trade chromosome 44, UBuf_Myxa_2, whole genome shotgun sequence genome:
tactcaacaccactcgccgctgcatccacagatgaaagttaagactttactatgtaaaggagaagccatacatcaacactgtccagaagcactgccgacttctctgggctcggtctcatcttagatggaaagttgaacagtggaactgtgttttttggcctGAAGACTCcacatttccaaaaaaaatttgaaaaacacagctgttgtgttctccaggccaaagaagaaaagggccatccaagctgttatcagcatcaggtccaaaagccagtgtctgtatgggccaggggtgtgtcagtgcccatggcatgggtaactcgcacatctgtgagggcaccattaatacagacagatatgtacaaattttggagcaacatatactgccatccagcaccgtcttttccagggacatccctgcgttttccagcaggacaactgcaaaccacatactgcccggatttcaagtgcatggctgtgtaagcagagagtgcaggtgctagattggcatgcctgcagtcctgaccatctccaattgagaatgtgtgatgcATTATGAAACACACCAtacagcaacgaagaccccgtacaattgtgcagctaaaaaactacataatggatgattgggggaaaattccactttctaaacttaacaaacttgtatcTTCAGTatccaaatgcttaataagtgttattagaagaaatggtgatgttacacagttaCACTcgattgtctcaacttttttggagcgtgttgcaatcatctgatttgaaattactgtacattttcaaaaaacaatgaaattcacaaggaaaaacatcatataatgtgtagttgtagtgctttaaatatagcaaagggtgaatataatttacaaatcactccttttttgttttattagcatttttcatactgtcccaactttttcggaattggggttgtaaaatcAAACATACACTAGGAAATGTGTTGTGTTTTCTTTATTCTTCTAAAGAATTGTTGTTTTTAAAAGGACAGCTGTTAaatgttaatatactgtacactatATTGGGTATATTGGGTAAAGACACCTCCGCTTAAATCTCTGCACTCTTAAATGCACCTCAGGCActtttacatttgtgaagggcacctttagatttgtgaatgaaaggggcagggTCTTACACCCCTGAAGCCCcaattctgtgcacgtcagtggcgTCAATAGTTACTTTTTGAAACTATCAGATATCTGCACAAATCAACACCAatagttactaatattttttattgtttgtttgatttgttttattcctttgcttgaatttttgccccaggagtggcataacgtcacccaacagcaatgtgaaagactggtagagagcatgccaagacgcatgaaagctgtgattgaaaatcagggttattccagcaaatattgatttctgaactctaagttaaaacattaatattgtgttgattaataatgaatattaacttgttttctttgcattattcgaggtctgaaaacacgacatcttttttgtcattttctgcaaataaatgctctaaatgacaatatttttatttggaatttgggagaaatgttgtcagcactttatagaataaaacaaaaattttcattttactcaaacatatatatatatatatatacacacactaccggtcaaaagttttgaaacacttgactgaaatgtttctcatgatcttaaaaatcttttgatctgaaggcgtatgcttaaatgtaaataagtgcccaacatagatgggaactccttcaatactgtttaaaaagcatcccagggtgaaacctcaagaagttggttgagaaaatgtcaagagtacatgtctcaaaatctaggcaaagggtgactactttgaagatgctcaaatataacacagttttgatttattttggattttgtttagtcacaacataattcccatagttccatttattttattccattgttttgatgactttactattattctaaaatgtgaaaaaaaaaaaaaaaaaattataataaagtgtttcaaaacttttgaccggtggtgtgtgtgtgtgtgtatatatatatatatatatatatatatatatatatatatatatatatatatatatatatatatatatatatatatatatacattacgtAGTTATCCTTTGATGGAAAGTTAATCTCTTATTTCTGTCTTTGCAGTGTGTAGGAACCAGTGATAACCTTGTGAAATCACTGCTCCCCTGTCTGAAGGTGGCAGTGGAGAAGAACAAACCACAATTAGCACTGAAATTCCTTGAAAAAGCTAAAGAATGGATCCGTGACATCATAAGTGATGTTAAAGAAATTGTAACGAGGTCAAATTAAAATCTATATAACAATGCAATagtaatattaattataaaacatTACCAAATTAAATATTTGCAATATGTACTCATAATGTTCATTTAATATACCACAATTGATGATAATAATTGTCTAATATTTGGTGCATATTCAGGTACAATCTACATAACAATCAAGTTGCCTCATCGACCAGTGACATCATCACTGAAAAGGAGGAGACAAAGAAAAAGCAGCAGCAGTTAACCAAGGAGATGGAGGCAATTCAGAAGATCGTGGACGAGCTGGACAAAAACCTTCATAACATCACTGAAGAGATCGAAAAATCTGAGGAAGAGATTGAGAAGAAGAATTCAGAGATACAAAAGTTTATCAGCAGCATCACCAGTGCCAAGGAAAAGAGCACGATCAGCACACCTGCACTGACACCTGCCGCCGCCATGGGACAAAGTGTTGCCATATTTTCTATGATTGTGCCATTTgtggaaaatattattggttTCGTTTGCAAGATGGTTACTGACACTGCTCATGCAGCCACGATCAAAACTCTTGATGGTGAACTGTCTCAACTGAGCTGTGAAAAACAACGTCTGaaagaaaaagagtgggacaTTCAAAATAAACTGATGGACAACCAACTGAACTTGGCCAAATTACATATCGAAAATGGTGAAATGGTTTTCTTGTTTTGCATGGATTTGTGGAATATATGTTTGCATGTGTGCAATGTTCAAACATCTCACATGAATTTCGTGTTTGCTTCGTCTGGTATTCCAGGTCAAATGCCGAGTGTTTCTCACCTTGATGAGGTCCAGAAGTGCCTGTCTGGAATTCAAAAACTTCTCATCCAGCTTCAAAAGTTCTGGGAAAAAGTGGGTTCTCTGCTGGACCACCTGAAACAGAAGACCTTTGCTGGGGAGGACATGATTGAGTACCTTGACGATCTGAAACATGAGTTTCTGGAGTCGATTGACGCAGCTAAAGAGGTAAAGAATGATCAACTTTTGTGCTCAAGTTCTGTTGGTGTGGAAGTTTTAAACAATGATCTCTGAACTTTTCATTTAACAGGGCTGGACAAAGTTTGGCTCCAACTGTATGAAAGCGAACAGCATCTTCAGCATTCAGGCAAATGAGGCCTACAAGTTCCTGGAGATCAGTCCGTCCTCACTTTCAAAAGAAAAGTGGGAACAAGAGTACGCCAGTGTGATAAAGAAACTAGAGAATATAAGACCCACTGGTCCTTCTCAAAAAGCCATTATGCAGTAAGACCTTGATAGATTAATTGGCtggaaaaaaaattgtaatggCCACGCTCCAAAGGAAGTTGAATTGCAATTTTAATTGGAATGAGGAAGtgaaatttactgaattgcaatttgaATAAATTCAACACAATTTTTCCTTAGTCCAAGACATTTTTTTAGTGacacttatttattattatttattattttatttaatttattccattatatattttcagataacttaataaaaatagattttacaatttgaaatttgAATATTGATAGTTTAATATATTGAGCAAATTAGAGCACTCCAGGAAATGCAGTGTTCTTCCAccatggtccataaaatgaaattatattaaatatagttaaattaatgtaataacaattattattaatacattattacattttattactgaCCATTAATATTGTTATAAGTGGTGTGTTTGTACAACTTAAAGAAATTATCCATTTGCATTGCTTTTTTGTTAGTTAATTTCAAGTTGTGGAAggaaaatatgtgtttgtgtatgtctgCATTGAATAGAAAGTATACTTGTTTGCATTCGAGGAAAGAGAGATAAAAAGATGCTGAAAATAGGCAAGATAAGTGGAACTCAGCACAAGAAGACAGAGATGGGAGGGTGTGAAGCATTTAAGGGAACGAGCTCGTTCTAAGCAATTATATTCTGCCACAACCATTTTACTAATGCTTGAAAGGTATATAAGGTAATGTACCCTTTTTCTTTTTGAGACTTCTGTTAAGAACTCATAACGCAATAAAGCATTGGAAAGAGAAAATCTGACTCTGAGCGTCATTCTTAGAAATGTACTTGAATGTTACAGTAAATGAACTGAACTTAAAATGTCAAGCTGCCATGACTTCTAGATATTAGTTGTACAAATAACATATTCATTTTACATAGTtaacaattaaatatttaatttaaatgatgTAACATTAAAAGAATTTCTTACATTAATGTCAAATTAGTCCTATGAcaatagcatcttttttttttatttactgttgaATATTCTGAGCATCTCATGTACatttctataaatatattttttatagagAGCCATACGTATGCTTGCTGTCATGTGATGtcaatgtttttgtgtttttcagattCGCCTCACCTTATCTAATTCATTGCACATATTAGTTTAAGTTTGCTTCATCTTAACATGCCTTTGGTATGAGCAATGAAAAACTTCTACACGTGCAGAACAAGATTGACTTTCTTGCCCCCTCTGTTCTTCTCCTTGCAGAGATATATGAGTTACAGACAGCAAGCCACCTCAAATCAATTTTATCAGTATTTCTTACAATTTTAAAGAAGATCATTCATTCACTGGATTAACTTTCTGACAGAACATTCAACTCATGAACTGCGCTAAATGGTGACGGGGCAAACATGGAGGCTGTTTTAATTTGTCTAGGGTGCCctgttttaataaattattacctATAATGTAATCTTGCATTTCATGCCACTTATTGAAGTTTAGCTTGTCTTCAACATGCCTTTGATATGTGTAATGGATGATTTTATCATTATACCTATAGCAAACTGAAACAAACACCTCTGAATGGGACTTCACACGTgactgcctaacatctgcttttgtgttccactgaagaaagaatgtggggtttgtaatgacattagagtgagtaaatgatgacagaattataatttttcgttttaatttttgagtgaactaattcTTAATATTTTGTGCAGAAAATGATTGGTGTGAACAATTGAATTCATACAAAAATGTGGGTAAATTTGAGTTTTAATTGCATTTAGAATCttattgaaacatgaattaaataatattgtacaacagtttgtttttgttgtcttaTCTGATTGGACAATTGgcaatattttaaatttaaaaaacttaGGTTGTGATCATATTGTTCAAGAATGTTTTGTCTCCGTGGTTGGTTCTTGGGTAATTAGCCTGTCACCTTTTGCCTTAGTCAAAGTCTGGCTATGCAAAAATTAGAATCCGTCAAACTCAAAAAGTTTCAAGTTCAAAAACGTTACAAAACGGATTTTTTTGCAGCCCTAGTTTGAGGAAGTGTTGTGTTTAAACCAAACCGCCAGCCGTCTGCTGCTTTGTCTGTGAAGTGTGCAACAAGTGTGATTTTCTTTAGAGTAATTTATGACTGTTGTCAATACATGCTCAATAAAGTCATCATGATTGCAGTTGGAACAATGCAAACTTTATTTGCAAGCAAGTCaagccttttttatttgtatagtaatTTTTTAAATGCACATCATTTCAAAACAGTTTTACAGACAATTTTCAAATGGCCAAAGTATACACTGTGTCAGTGTAATAAACTTTTCCCACTTTTATAATCCAGTCAACAGTCTAGCTACAATGAAAGCATGCAAACTACATTTGAATCCACCAGAATCTCCAGCTGTatctaaaaaatgcatttttatttggtCACATTTATCTCCAATTTCCTGTCCATCAGATGCTTCTTTTCTGAAGTGAGTTGAGATAATTGTGCCTCAAGATTTTTGACTGTAGAAGCATCACTAGCAGAATATACCTCTTCGTAAATGACCTTGGTAAGGGGTCCAATGATTGGAAGCACCATAGCCAGAATATACAGAATGTCATTTGTTTTAGTTACACTGTAAATGTAATTCTGTAATTCACATTTTTGATTCTCAGTATTTTCATTAGTTTTGCCAATCTCATCCAAGACTTCTTTAAGTGTTGCCTCAGATACATCCAGAATCTTCTCAATTGCATCTATCTCTCTGGTTTGTTGCTCCTTCTTTTTCACCAACTCTTCTTTTCCCTGGATAATGTCACTTgtagttttggccagatttttgaTGACTACATTGTACCTAGAGATAAAACAttctctgttatttatttatttatttttgcaaaaccTACTCCATTTCTCACAATGTTATTATTTTGatattctttttgttttctttcaattgaaatatgttcatatatatatatacacacacacacagtactgtgcgaTAATTTCAGTGTCTGTTTTTGTTCTACCTCATGAtattaatatgcatttttatagttactgtaaatattaaagtTGTATATTACCTTTCCATCAAACTCTTAACATGCTCAGTgatttcatcaatcatgaaaaGATtgaatgacatcccattcttaatccatagggtttaatatgacgtcggcccaccctttgcagctataacagcttcaactcttctgggaaggctttccacaaggtttaggagtgtgtttatgggaatttttgaccattcttccagaagcgcatttgtgaggtcagacactgatgttggacgagaaggcctggctcgcagtcttcgctctaattcatcccaaaggtgctctatcgggttgaggtcaggactctgtgcaggccagtcaagttcttccacaccaaactcactcatccatgtctttatggactttgctttgtgcactggtgcgcagtcatgttggaacaggaaggggccatccccaaactgttcccacaaagttgggagcatggaattgtccaaaatctcttggtatgctgaagcactcagagttcctttcactggaactaagaggccaagcccagctcctgaaaaacaaccccacaccataatcccccctccaccaaacttcacagttggcacaatgcagtcagacaagtaccgttctcctggcaaccgccaaacccagactcatccatcagattgccagatggagaagcgtgattcgtcacttcagagaacacgtctccactgctctagagtccagtggcggcatgctttacaccactgcatcagacgctttgcattgcacttggtgatgtatggcttggatgcagctgctcggccatggaaacccattccatgaagctctctacgcactgttcttgagctaatctgaaggccacatgaactttggaggtctgtagcgattgactctgcagaaagttggcgacctctgcgcactatgcgcctcagcatccgctgaccccgctctgtcattttacgtggcctaccacttcgtggctgagttgctgtcattcctaattgcttccactttgttataataccattgacagttgactgtggaatatttagtagcgaggaaatttcacgactggacttgttgcacaggtggcatcctatcacagtaccacgctggaattcactgagctcctgagagcggcccattctttcacaaatgtttgtagaagcagtctgcatgcctaggtgcttcattttatacacctgtggccatggaagtgattggaacacctgaattcaattatttggatgggtgagcgaatacttttgacaatatagtgtatctcagcATTCACAAGGCACAATCAATTAAGGTGACTGTGCATAAGCATCATAAACTGACTATTTGTCTATCTACAGTGccttgaaaaagtatttgcccccttcatGATCCAACAGCAAAGGAAACATTGCActattacattttcatgactcttTACAAGACGAAAAAAGTGCCAAATTACTGTCACTCCTTcaacagctgtatttgaaacaccATAACAGCAGTCAGCCGAGCCCCACTAAAATAATAATCCACTTAATTTGTTAAgttgaaatgtgttaaaatgcatgtgtatttaaaagcaggcctagTAAAAGTTTGTATTCTATTCTTTATTGTAAGTCGTAATGTAGCTGAAATCTCTGTACACTTTGTATGAAAAATATACAAGCATGTGGGGCTGAGAATCTACTGCCCACTCGAAATCCACATGTGGTCAAATTTGGTACTCACAAGCCCtcattagcccctttcacacatacaaccttttccagaaaattgaCTGCAATTTTCAGGTTAGAGTTCAAGTGTGAACTcaacccttttgaaaatactggtgaATTTTGCTTTGGCAATTTCCCTTAACaagaagttgtatcattacctatacatTTCCATATTCAGGGTATGTGTGAACAGAGGCATAAGATTACCGGTTTCAGTTTGTACGAGCTCAGGACACGCTGATGTAAGAAAGTTCAGACTTAGATGGCACAAATACTCTGTGCCGTAACACAGTTGAATTGGAggtaaaaaaaatgtcaacaaattGGCCAGATAGTGAAATTAGAGAGCTTCTCTTCATCTGAGCGGATGAAGAAATTTTCCGACAGCTTAAAGGAGCACTAAGCAATTTTGTTTCATACAATAAAATCAACAGCCTCTTTCGAAAATGCGCAGACCTCTTTGtagctacagtatatacatacacaactGTGCTTTTCAGCCGCAGATACAGTAGCATCTCCGCcttctgatgcagcattttgttcTCATCTTATTTGAAGTCATTGCATATGATGTTGTTGAGTGTCGAGTAACTGCatagaagtaaacgtttgcaaaaaaaagtaaaacatcaaCATTATCGACTGCATAcattatgtaacttttggccctctagcggttgaatcACAAAACTGCAAGATAGAGGAACACTTGCCAGTTGTGATTCGGCACTGCTCTTGTAGCAAATGAATCTTATGGTTTGAGGAGTCTCTGAgatattttcatgttggtatTGCGGCAGAGTGAAAATGTGTCCTGCCACTTTAAGGATCCACCCCCAAGCCATAATGAGGGTCAGTATAAAAAGGCCATCTGTTAAAATGTGCCAGGTGTGGGTTTTGACCGGTGTGGAGTGAAGTTTGGTATGCGCAGAGGTAGTTTGCCATCGTGTACATGTGCTGTAAGTATAGGAACGCCATTGGAGGAGTGAGGACAAAACAAAAAGGGACTGATAATCAGCACTTACCACAAAAAAAGGTAGCCAGGATTACAGACGGGGACAAAGCTACCAGACGGACAACTTAAGTTAAATGTGGAGTGGCATGAGTACGGAGCCTACTGACACGCTATAGTCCTCTACGACTGAATTTAACTGGAACCAGCATCAGGAGCTAAGGTGATCTGATCTGCCTGTATTCCCATTTTGACCTCTCCCTCTGTGCTCCTGCAGCAGTGCCCCACACACTCAATGTACATGCAAGCAAGCATCCACCTGACCCAGCGCACACTCATTCCCGTACCCCAGAGTGcctgaactctctctctcacacccacCCTACACACATGCATGGCTGTTCGATgtttaatttgaattttattGAACTATTGTGTCacgttttgtttaaaataaatgtactaaAGAGCTGATTCACATACACTTGTGTTTTCTGGTTTAtggacaatatactgtatttaaaaagttatattattGCTGTGACTGGTAGCTTGAAAACAGCTATCCTGGGTCAAAGTTTTTCGACAGGCACCcgaatatataaaatgtatcatttaaatAGATTTTGGGGACCACCGCGTTACAGTATTATGTTATTCACTTAAACATTTACAAATGATATATTAATTACTTTGAGGAGGAAATACttaattatattgtaatatgttaatttaagtgttttatccactacacaataaacattaatgtttgtattgtgctAAATATATCGATTTAAGAGGTGAAATTGTGAAATGGTTGATACGAGTTCAATTGAAGACTGTATACTACAGCCTTAGTGGACAAAGTGAACTGTAATTCTACAATCGTAGGTCTATCCATTGCAAACAATATGACTGTAATATAAAAACTGTGACGAgtcaggcgaggaatgaggatctaaatgcagcttttaatgaaacaaaagataaacaaagtacttagaataaaatgaaacaaaagacagggaaccaggcacagaacatgacaacacatgtgaaaacCAGGGGAACAacagcttaaatacacaagggctaacaagggaacaggaacacctggggaaaactatcaggggaaaaccaataggaaactacaaaggactacaaaactaacaggaaacaggaatggggaactaaacaataattttaaaataaaagtctaagcacaaaaacagggaatatgtgacaaaaacacaaaacgaggatttaataatgataaatgactttattgaacatgaaaataatttgcagaaatatgcaatattacaattacaataaaaacatttttaatagtttatttaGAAGTTACAACAGAGAGATGGTTAAATGCTTTacaaattaatatacagtacattactgtgctatgaaattaGTACATTCTAAACTTTTTTAGGTCTGTTAAAAACAGGCaatctgctaaatgtaaaaaatagctAGTGTCCATACATTGGCTTACTCTTGCTTGCAATGTTTTAGACCATTAGGTCTTCATCAGGCAAAAATAATCTTTCAACTTGTGCTTTTCTATGAATGAGGTCAAATAAAAATCCAGagaaaacagcggcacacacaTACTTAGAGACACACTTTGGAAAtctcgaaactgcagcaatgttataaaatactcagaagtcatgaatattagtaaacatgtaacaGAAACTAAaccgaaaaaaacaacaacttataAACACATCGTGATCGGTAGACATTCAATACATTAAAGCATAACAACCATACCCAAGCATTACAGAAGGTAAACATCTTAACGGTTACAGTTAAAAACAGTTCAAAATCGGGAGAGTCACGTTATGCGAGGAGCAGACATGTAAACAGTGAGCTCTgcgtactttgctagtttttaatcattgttatgtcataaaccggtgagatacGATATACCCTGCtatatatctgttctttgaagtcaacttgtcaaagaattcaaaatcctcgggcactggagatattaaaagacacttacatgctcatgctgaaacctctgacaggcctgcagtccagggactcggtttggatggtgcgccgggagaaatccagcagcaactggcgagcatgtctgtgaagGTCGtagctgacttagaggatcttgctttATTACGCtgattgattacggcgatggaaatgaAATTCTCTTAGTTGGTTAAAAGAATCGGAGAAGTCGAGAGACGGATCAAttttctggagtcatcagagggggaattagctgctaatccgctagcgaccaagatagatttggaacgGAGGATTTGGAGAACAACAGTAGGTGAAATAACGtccgaactgttggaattcctgagcatgaagaaggcagagatatggtgaaattcctagatgaactcttcccgagtctgcccgacataacaggccacaatctggaaatcgagcaagctcacagagtcccggctcgcagatccgcggagggagacagaccccaatcaattctggacaaatttctgaaatcatccgataaagctttcttggaagaatcacagcatttttttgttcccagactttgtgaattcgacaatagagaaacatgatcgattcaaggaatgcaagaaactcttacatcaacggaagatcgcttttgcactgatgtttcctgccaaactgagaatagatactaaggatgaccGCAAAGTATTTACGTGCCCGCatcaagcactgtccttcatagagTCAAAGGGGTGAGTTAGCCATTTGGTGTTTATCATGTGGCCCCagagtggattgactcgctgtacatacactcgactgtctgaggaagctgggcaccattttgtttctttttgtgttggttcctcctagcggctggagtttgttttgtgtagtaacactccatTAAGAAAATCTTGCAGTGCCGGAGGATCGCttctgcactgatgtttccggccaaattagatagatactaaggatggctgcaaaatatttacatgcctacaacaagctatgtttttcataaaataaatttttatgattTGTTGGACTGCCCAAGGAAACCGaatggaattatttttttatttttttgtgctggttccgctagcggctggaatatgttttgtggaggaacataccttcgatacagttttgtgaattaatcttcacgttctttgtgtttattctgcctattggctgttgtttgttttagatattattttctgttatgtaattctgtctcacaaaatttgtacagaagcaccggacttgtt
This genomic interval carries:
- the LOC127434557 gene encoding uncharacterized protein LOC127434557 encodes the protein MLDLVLSDSAWSPEFIQELLPAAERVALLYHLSYLCLGKFPKLERILRERAVETQLLFGSSEAVLLKCVGTSDNLVKSLLPCLKVAVEKNKPQLALKFLEKAKEWIRDIISDVKEIVTRYNLHNNQVASSTSDIITEKEETKKKQQQLTKEMEAIQKIVDELDKNLHNITEEIEKSEEEIEKKNSEIQKFISSITSAKEKSTISTPALTPAAAMGQSVAIFSMIVPFVENIIGFVCKMVTDTAHAATIKTLDGELSQLSCEKQRLKEKEWDIQNKLMDNQLNLAKLHIENGQMPSVSHLDEVQKCLSGIQKLLIQLQKFWEKVGSLLDHLKQKTFAGEDMIEYLDDLKHEFLESIDAAKEGWTKFGSNCMKANSIFSIQANEAYKFLEISPSSLSKEKWEQEYASVIKKLENIRPTGPSQKAIMQ